A DNA window from Candidatus Binatia bacterium contains the following coding sequences:
- a CDS encoding VCBS repeat-containing protein, producing the protein MTPFRAVGLTAAFLLIVAAILVGAPAGAAPGPTRTPEPTRTPRPTKTPRKQTPTVTPLPVATPTPSATGVATGTQTPPTATPTGATRTPTPTGPTRTATPTGATRTPTPTIPRSPSTTPTPTPQATGTAITFRLAPAFLTGSYPSGLAAGNFNANVTPVPDTTADIIVADRDGSSARLMLARGTGGFTLRPAVVVGASPEGAVTGDFDFDGALDFATANAGDGTVTLVFGRGDGRFETPSSVPIAEEPRAIVAIGNLLAVADAGTGSVVFAEVSAGRELVPVTTLVVGGIPGPMAVADLNRDGLADIAVADPTFDTVTILLALGSRSFARGPTVTTGREPAALALGDVNRDGNPDLAVAEKGDNTVSVWRGDGRGAFVARQTAATGVAPAGVAIADDDLQIVSNDQLPDLIVANSGSNDVSILAGHGNGTFEPINRVLVGRGPTTLVLGEFDNDTLGAVDIAVADSTGGSVSVLRGRGGGAFVGANNYPAARQPVSVAAADVDRDGFVDALVANRGNNSLSMLRGNGRGALRAPVDIPLPMTPVSVHTLQIGTDGLVDAVVGVAESPSFLLLIGAASGNFRPPLTVRTDALIGSIATADVNGDNLGDVVVTRSQANLVGVLLSTGTELSASREVEVGGLAVAAAVADLTGDAVPDLIAAVTDPASLDLVRGNGDGSFGGRVVTGLTVVPTALDTADFDGNGTVDVAVLSAEAGIVRILLNQGDGDLSAATDLPVAPGAVTVRAMDLNVDEHADLVVVGTADDSLVVFEGRGNGSFDGGRRFSVGRGPAAVAAADLFADRLPDLVVVNEGADNATVFRNTSVSELPPLPTNTVGPGTPSPTFGDSPTPRPTSTRRPPAPTRPGDGESDDDGGGSSGCNLRRRNAPGSAAAILLGVLAAGLLVRPGRK; encoded by the coding sequence GCACCCCGCGCCCGACGAAGACTCCGCGCAAACAGACGCCGACCGTAACCCCTTTGCCCGTGGCAACGCCGACGCCCTCGGCGACTGGTGTTGCCACTGGCACGCAGACGCCGCCAACCGCGACGCCGACGGGCGCGACGCGCACCCCGACCCCGACCGGGCCAACCCGCACCGCGACGCCGACGGGCGCGACGCGCACCCCGACCCCGACTATTCCCAGGTCGCCGTCAACCACCCCGACGCCGACGCCTCAGGCAACGGGCACGGCCATCACCTTCCGCCTCGCTCCGGCGTTTCTGACCGGCAGCTATCCGAGTGGGTTGGCCGCCGGCAACTTCAACGCCAACGTCACACCGGTACCCGACACCACCGCTGACATTATCGTCGCCGACCGCGACGGAAGTTCAGCTCGATTGATGCTTGCGCGTGGCACGGGTGGGTTTACGCTGCGGCCGGCGGTCGTCGTCGGCGCGAGTCCCGAAGGCGCGGTTACCGGCGACTTCGACTTCGACGGCGCCCTTGACTTCGCGACCGCCAATGCGGGGGACGGCACGGTCACCCTGGTGTTCGGCCGCGGCGACGGCCGCTTCGAGACGCCATCGAGTGTGCCGATAGCGGAGGAGCCGCGAGCGATCGTGGCCATCGGCAACCTGCTGGCCGTTGCCGACGCCGGCACCGGGAGCGTCGTCTTTGCAGAAGTCAGTGCCGGCCGTGAGCTCGTGCCGGTTACTACGCTCGTGGTTGGCGGCATACCGGGACCCATGGCGGTTGCGGATTTGAACCGCGACGGCCTGGCGGACATTGCCGTTGCCGATCCGACTTTCGACACGGTGACCATCCTGCTGGCACTGGGGTCCCGTTCCTTTGCGCGCGGCCCGACCGTTACAACCGGCCGGGAGCCGGCGGCCCTCGCCCTCGGCGACGTTAACCGCGACGGCAATCCGGACCTGGCGGTTGCCGAGAAAGGCGACAACACGGTTTCGGTGTGGCGGGGCGACGGTCGTGGGGCGTTTGTCGCCCGTCAGACGGCCGCTACCGGCGTCGCGCCGGCGGGTGTCGCAATTGCCGATGACGACCTGCAGATCGTCTCCAACGATCAACTTCCGGACCTCATCGTCGCCAACAGCGGCTCCAACGATGTGTCGATTCTGGCCGGACACGGCAACGGCACTTTCGAACCGATCAACCGCGTGCTCGTGGGCCGCGGGCCGACAACACTGGTTCTCGGTGAGTTCGACAACGACACCCTCGGCGCGGTCGATATTGCCGTCGCCGATAGCACCGGGGGCAGTGTGTCAGTGCTGCGGGGTCGCGGCGGCGGCGCCTTCGTCGGCGCCAACAACTATCCGGCGGCGCGGCAGCCCGTGAGCGTGGCGGCGGCGGACGTCGACCGGGACGGATTCGTCGATGCTCTCGTCGCGAACCGTGGGAACAACTCGCTCTCCATGCTGCGGGGCAACGGCCGTGGGGCGCTGCGTGCGCCCGTGGATATTCCGCTGCCGATGACGCCGGTGTCGGTTCATACCCTGCAGATCGGAACCGACGGGCTTGTGGATGCCGTGGTCGGGGTCGCCGAGTCCCCGTCGTTCCTGCTCTTGATCGGCGCCGCGAGTGGGAACTTCCGTCCCCCGTTGACGGTGCGCACTGACGCTCTGATCGGCAGTATTGCGACCGCCGACGTCAACGGCGACAACCTGGGCGACGTGGTCGTGACGCGGTCGCAGGCCAATCTGGTCGGTGTGCTGCTTTCGACCGGTACAGAATTGAGCGCCTCCCGTGAGGTTGAGGTCGGTGGACTCGCGGTGGCAGCGGCGGTCGCGGATCTTACGGGCGACGCGGTGCCGGATCTGATTGCCGCAGTGACCGATCCCGCGTCGCTCGATCTCGTTCGCGGTAACGGCGACGGCTCCTTCGGCGGTCGGGTGGTCACCGGTCTGACGGTAGTTCCGACGGCTCTGGACACCGCCGACTTCGACGGTAACGGAACGGTCGACGTTGCCGTGCTCAGCGCGGAGGCAGGCATCGTTCGCATTCTACTCAACCAGGGCGACGGCGATCTGAGCGCGGCAACCGATCTGCCTGTCGCCCCGGGCGCGGTGACGGTGCGTGCCATGGACTTGAACGTCGACGAGCACGCGGACCTGGTAGTTGTCGGGACCGCTGACGATTCCCTGGTCGTGTTCGAAGGCAGGGGTAACGGCAGCTTCGACGGCGGGCGGCGCTTCAGCGTCGGCCGCGGGCCGGCGGCTGTGGCGGCGGCGGACCTGTTTGCGGATCGGTTGCCTGACCTCGTGGTTGTCAATGAAGGCGCGGACAACGCCACCGTGTTCCGCAATACCAGTGTCAGCGAGCTCCCGCCGTTACCGACCAACACCGTTGGCCCCGGTACGCCAAGTCCAACGTTTGGCGACTCGCCGACGCCCCGGCCCACGTCAACCCGCCGTCCACCCGCGCCGACACGACCGGGCGATGGTGAGTCGGATGATGACGGCGGCGGTTCATCCGGCTGCAATTTGCGCCGCCGAAACGCACCGGGCTCTGCTGCGGCTATCCTCCTCGGCGTCCTCGCCGCCGGCCTGCTGGTCAGACCGGGCCGGAAGTGA